The genomic interval ACTTTCTGCAGTAATCTTTCGCATCTTCAAACGTTTCAATCCTATCATCGATTTTTTCCTTAAATTTATGAACCACGATTTCTCGAAGAGTTTCTCTGCACATAAACATCGTGATCATTCCAGGTGTATAAAAAGAACCATCTTTATAACCGTTGATCTTTTCAAAGATAAGACCTAAAACCGATGCATTAATAAGTGTTTTATTTTCGTGTTTTTCCTCTATATCAATCCCTGCTTCAGTTGAAAAGTCATAAGCATCCAAAAACTTAAACAGATATGCTAGAGTATTTAACTTACCTTTTAGTCGGTTTCCCTTGGAATCCTTTAAAATAGTTGTCCCAAACACCTCCATCTCTTCGTCTTTCAAAGCCGTGATATCAAATGTTAGATATTCCAAAGGGCTGTGTTCAAACAAGCTACTATTTAGATAAGGGATGTTTTTAAACTTATCCGCATATTTAGGATGTCTTTCATTGATAGATTTTGCTAATGCTGAGAAAAAGAGATCATTTAGCTCATCAAACCCGTCAAGAAAATTAAAATTTAGAAATTTATAGTCTGAAGAGTTATTGTTATAGGTTAGAAGTTGGGATTCTAAAAGCTTCAGGAACAGCACTCTGTTCACCCACGTTAAACATAATTCTAAGCCAACGGTGAATGACTTCTCTTCTCCATTAGGAATATATTTCACTTTATTTAAATAGCCACGATCTTCTAAAGTGAATATGGTGTTTTCAAGTAATGAGGAATAATCCCTAGATTCTAATGCCTTCCTTTGAATAACTCTTTTAGAATTTTCTTTTACTTCTTCAAGCCCAATAATGTGCAATAGCTCATTATAAAATGATTTGTTTAGATGATTGCTATCATTGCCAAAGCTCTTTCCAAGTAAATGGACATCCGAAAATATTTTATAGATCGTAGCGGTTTCCTTATCATTGAGTTCTGAAATGCTTTTCGACCTGAAATCTAGATAAACAAATGGAAGAGCTTCTTTTACTTCTTCGATGTATTTATAGGCAATCTCATTATAAAACAACTCATTTTTAAAAGTATCCTTTAACTTATCTCTAAATTGCCCATACTCTTTAATTAACCGTTTATTGCTATAAAATAAATCGTAGAAATCTTCTGCCTTAAAAAAGAACCATTCAAACCCGTTAGTAACTATCAAGTGTTTGATGTTATTATTTTTATAATCAACTCGCTCTCTTAAATAATATAACAAAAGTTCTTGTAGAGCCTTTTTATTAAGAGCAGTTGGAGAAATGAATTCCGATTTATTACTTGGTCTTTTCGCCTCTAAAGCCACACCAACATTTGACGATGCGTCTTTACCCAAATAGATTGCTAGATCAATCCTCTCTTTTGTATTAATTTCGTTTTTTGAGTAAAACGTATTTTCGAAAAAGCGCTTTATTGGAGATTTCAAGTGCTCTTCGCTTTCGTTCCGCTCGTCGCTTAACTTAATGCTTGCAATACATGTTTCCAAGTTATTGACGAATGCAGCTATGTCCTTACGAAGTGGTTTGTATTTCTTATACGCAGGATTTAACGCTTTACGCGGGTCGAGTTGATTGGCCTTCATTTAAATACAGATTGTTCAGTTTGGTAAATGTACTACATTCAAAGATATATTACCAATTTGAACACTCCTTCTACTCTGTATACGGACTTTGCCGTCGGTATGGACTGTCTCTTAAACAATCGGAAAATAGGAGATTTAGGTGGGGACCCATAGCATAAACAGACTACGCAAGCCGAGGTAGTACAACTAAGTGTGGATAACATTGCAAATAATGTATTCGAGGATATCAGTTTATCAAAATGCATTCATTTTGAAACCAAACATTAGCACTTGAACACCGGAAAAAATACTTAATTTAGAAGATTGATTGAATCTTTATGAAGCAAATATTCCTCTTTACTTTAATTTTCTTTCTTCCAATTATAGCCATTTGCCAAATTGATATTCAAAAGCCATTCCACGATTGCGGATTTGCTGGCAGCATTACAATCTTCGACTACAACCAGAATCGATGGGTATTAAATGACAGTACGGATTCGGAGCTGGAAGAAGTGCCTGCTTCTACATTTAAGATTATAAATCTGCTGATTGCGTTGGAAACGGGTGTTATTAAAGATGAAAATGACATGGTGAAATGGGTCGGAACAATAGATACTGCCGTATACGGATACCGTCCATCAACATATAAGGACATGACCGTTAAAGAAGCTTTTGAGGTTTCAGCTGGTTGGGTCTTTATAGAATTAGCAAAAAAAGTGGGGAAAGAAAGATATCTAG from Pedobacter indicus carries:
- a CDS encoding penicillin-binding transpeptidase domain-containing protein, with product MKQIFLFTLIFFLPIIAICQIDIQKPFHDCGFAGSITIFDYNQNRWVLNDSTDSELEEVPASTFKIINLLIALETGVIKDENDMVKWVGTIDTAVYGYRPSTYKDMTVKEAFEVSAGWVFIELAKKVGKERYLEYLRACDYGNKEVSDEADFWNFGPLLISPKNQVNFLINAYESNLPFSKRNLAILKRVMVTEKTDDYTIYSKTGWGKRNGKDIGWWVGYVERNKNIYFFATRIVKNQNDKSKNFQACRIEITKQILKGLGFIE